The Spodoptera frugiperda isolate SF20-4 chromosome 2, AGI-APGP_CSIRO_Sfru_2.0, whole genome shotgun sequence genome includes the window GGAGCCTTGACTTTGACTGATAActaagaattattataattagttacaGCAATGAACCGAAACTTAAGAGTCCGGTGCATCTGATTAATAATAAGGAGTACGTTGAATTTACATACACGTTGTCTGATTTATTGCaatgtttttcaataacaaaatgaaCGGTTTTAGCATTTAGCTACGGTGGTCCTCACAGACGAGACGCTTTGCTACTTTTCTTAGCATGAAACATTTGTTGACTACTCGGATATCGCCGATTTGCTCAGCTGCCTGTCACGATTATGCACACTATTATACAACTATCCGATATCAAAATCGATAATAATATCAGGAAGCATAATAAATAAGgtattttatcaatatcaatatgCCTACAGTTATAGTGGGAATCCGCTCATGTTGTAATAGTCAAGTACcgaaatctttaaaaataaatattgagataCCAGTTATGATAATTTAacatttgtgtaaattattaattaaagtgCGATATTATACAATACTGTTTTGAAGACGAATCTAATACGAGTTTATCGATTTTGTTACGAAAATTGCTAAATATAGTACCTTTTGAATTGCTGGTACGTTGCGTGCTAGAGTGAACTTATCAATAGATAACGTTTGAATGAACCGACTATCACTCTTATGTGGTATTATGCACTTATTAACATAATTAGATTAGATAGTAGTATCAGAATTAAATACTACAACTAAGTAACTACTCTGTTAAAAGAAGAGTCATCAAGTGGTAATCAATCTCTTCTATCATGGagctacttataattaattagaattgtATTATAAAGCTTCGATTTCACGCTCTAGGAATCTTACTTCGgcttaaatatttgaaaatggtAATCAACTTCACTTTGTTTACGCCTTTCACTCGATTAGGAAATCTAATATTGGTTGCAGGTTATGCAACGATGAAATTAAGTGCATATTTTGTCGTAGAGTCTGGATGATTCCAGTAGCAAACAGCCTTGGGAGTGACTTCGACCGGCGGACCTCCAAATTACACATAACAGTGGCGTAGCGGAGTGGGACAAAAACGCGAGGCCTTGGACGGAACCACGAGCCCGCCGCTTCCTCATGCAGTCATTAGACGTAAAGCCATCCATCCACGCAAACAATACATTTCACGATATCCATCATTTCTCAAAATGTTATATCAGACGAATCAAAACTATCCAATGGCTGCACGATAAGCTTTAGATTGATAAAGTTAGACACATTGCTCTCTTTATACGACAGATTTGTTCCAGAACATTAAACTATTGCAACAAATGACTTTAACATTGATTCATTGAGATGTCATAAGTATTTATGAGAGCACTATGTCCAAACTACAAATACGATATTATAAGTCACGTGATCGTTCATCTTAATTTCAGCAAGATTTATACTAGAAACgagttatttgatttttttagtaaatttactACGTGTATACGCCGTTTTTACGGTATCTTGTTGAAATTTAGATCCGATCCATTACGTAACTCCAAATCTAGTGAGGCCAGACCAGCTTTATGTGTTatgtaaaaacataataaacgaattatgtaaacttgtatttattttatctgttttgTGTAAGCCAACTAAGTCATATAGAATTTCAAGCATGCCAGCCAGTGTTTCCTCATTAAATCTGtatgttaatgaaataaataaatatattttgctagTTTGGTGTAACAAGAGAGTACGCATGCATATACTCTAGATTAAAagccaaaataataatattatcataacagTTATTACACCTACTTTCTTGTTAAACAAAGACTAGCGTCTAACGGCCTCATAAttcaagataaataaatatttaacagttcaacgaaatattttaaagttttttttatatagtttaaaGTATGCCTGCATTAAAACTTCCCTTCCCTGGCATAGcgtataatatttacaacacatGCACACATactgtatttacatttttaatctaGTTATCATGCATCAGATTTGATTACAGTGTAAATTGAAAATGAGCCCGTTACTGTTCAAAGGTAATTAAGATACATTCTTAGCGTGAGAATGTTCATTAGTTACAAGTACGTTATCAGCAAGGCAACTCACCATCGCATGTAGCGGCCATGAACTTGCCGTTGGCTGAGAAGTCCACCAGAAGTACTGTGCCCGGGTGTCCCTTGAGATTCTTTAACAGCCATGGATGACTGAATTCCGTTTTCCCTTTCCATGTTGCCCGTTTCTTCGATTTCCCACTAACGCGTGTCTCAGTTGTCGCCGGTTCGGAGCTTACTTCTTCCGCGGGAGCGCCTATAAATCAAGTAACACACTCATTATCTAcaggtacctatacctacctaaataaaagACAGACCGACCGCACCGATTAAGCGAGGACGATGAACTTAAGATTCTTGCACTCTATACGGTCTGTACGActtccaaaaaaatattaagtggtatattgattaaatattagTGCAGAACGGACTGGGGACAGGTCATTCACTTTGCACTAAACAACAAATTGGACATTCCTCTATTTTAGCGCTGATTTATTTACATCTTTTCCTTCTTCTCAAATGCTTCAATAGTTACAATGATGAATGCatcataaaaattgttttgtgatGACGAAACGACTCATTATAATAGTTAGTGACCCAGCTAAAAAATAACTAGGTTGACGTTATGCTTATAAAATTCCCGTTATAAAAAGTCATGATCTCGTGATGACTAACGGACAAAAATGTCTGAACTGATATTCCTACGGCCACATACACTGTATAATATGTTGTTACAATTGTAAGTCTATAGTTTCCTCGTACGTACGGACGTACCTGTCTCGTGTAGGAATTAGAGGATGATGTCAGTCACCAACGTGTGTCTTTTTGTAGGCGTATGTTTTAACAACCTTTGAAAATGAATTCAAGTTATAGGTAGGCAGTAGGTACCTTCTTCTCGAAGcattcaaacataaaattttccgttacgttaataaatattgcattttCTTCACATTGTTTTgactaaatatttactttatcaattgattttgacaaatTACTAATTAGTACACACGGAGTACACGATAAAAATGTTATTCTGTGAAATGTTGCGCTGATCACAGATAAGATAGTTTCGATCAATTTTTCAAAACAATCCAACATTTTCCCGTACAGCCGATTTACATTCGACCCTTAATTACATTGATATATTTTGGCCAAATTAGACCTTAGTACCTACGATACAACGAACATTCTGTGAGAATGGTATTGATCTCGGATAAGATAATTGTAATATAATCAGTTTGCGATTACTCAGTTCTAAAATGACTCATCagaattttatatgtatttaggcGAATCAAACGGTGAACACACCGCTCTAGACATCTTAAGAGTTGAATAAACTTATGCCTTCTTGGATAAACTAATGACACAACACCTGAAAATACCTAtcgcaataattatttataataataaccatAGCAAGCAACTGCTTAACAATGTCATTATTGTAACAGTTATACCTAATTAAACAAATGAAATGTGGCGTGGTTGCCGTGCGAAAAGTTAATTTTGAAAGACTTTTTAAGCTATTGTTTGTTTAGTGAGCTGTTAACTAATTTACCGCTGAAAATTAACTATATCTAAAGCGGATCGCAAGTTTAGTTAATAACTTTGGAAACGAAAGAAAGTTCTTTCGTTCTTCGAAAGGTAGGATTGAACAAAAGAATTGTAAGGTACGtattatgttgttgttttttttactatggTCTTGAGCACATTCAACTCGTACAAAGTCGTTGGCGGCAGATGGTGTTATTGTTGCATTATGTTGGTAGACCGACTCGAAAGTTCTAAGCATCGCCATGTGGTTGGcaaccgtatttttttaaatacgagTACCTAGAATGACTACAtgactaatataaaaaaatctgtattgTTTTCTCAgtccttttatttattctagaaatattttaaacatgagTTTTTGAGGATATATGTACGATTGTCACTCTTTTACGcgaaaactactgaacagatttgaattaaatttagCACAATGATAGACTATACTTTGGAAAAACTCATAGACTATTATTTATCCCGAAAACGCGGGTAACATCCCGAGCAGAAAAGCTGatcgttttaattaaacacGATAAAATATAGTGATGTGGGGGGGAAATATTGCATATGTTAATTCTTAAATGCAATGAAATCGAGAGGAAAAAACATTAGTATTTAcactataatatatttagtgTCGAAAGTAAGCGACTTAAAGCTCCTTACGTAAGTTAATGTTCACTTAAATGTCGAGAGAAAGTGAGACCAGCATACTGTAGTTactgaaataaaacttatattgcCTACTTAGattgagaaattattttttcaatattatttgtttttattttttcctacTGTCTATTACAATTAACTTTTAATGATCACGAAAGTAACATTTGATTATTTCCTTAATGATCAACAGTACAGATTATGTTAAAAAACAAggatttatttagataaaaaagtgtatgtatttttaattggctgtgttttttttattttatatcatctATTATATGTAATCAtcatgtttttttgtttattttttcttcaacaCAAtgggaaaaataaatttaattgtatGGTTAATaaacagcaataaataaaaaaaaatacaataaaatgtaaggtAGAAGTGACCTgaaaagtcaaataaatattgttacagaATGAAtcatattgttaaataaatagtacatattatttaactGTATATACAAGTTCAATAATATTCTTTGAATAGTTTAATATTTGCTCAAATGTAGACTTTAGTTATagcatattaaaatgtattgtttagaTTGAATAACTATAGCATGGCATACCTACATCaaatgtttatgaaaataaaacaaagttttctaagaatattgttattaaacatttttttttttataacgggTAAATATGAAATAGTGCCCCAAAACCAACAAACCAGGAAATATATACTTgagcaataatatattttattttaaatgttattgtaattcaAAGCAGTTATTTAGAGGCAATAAGTGGAACAacctttttatgtaaaatttatttaaatttttagcaataaaattttgttttttacaaaaaataagctaaGTATTGCTGGTTTGTAATACAGCCACATGGTGCAAGAAGGTTACCATGTGcatgcataaaattaaattctgcATTAAATCAATCTAAATTGTTATCTTTACCTGTTTATCTTGAACAGGGACATTACCTGAGATTAGATCTTAATTatcaatgaatgaaataattattaaatatttttataaacaacaatcTCTCACACaaagttattatgattttagCAACTGCATTTTTCAATAATGTACTACCCTATAAATATTATgctttgtaatttttttgtcaatatttaatttacttttatttatccTCATTTTTAGAAACATAAACTGTTTCcttatagttaaataaaataaaaataaatggctaGTAATTTATATGAGCGCCATTCTAAGCACTTATAGTCCTGTGGGATGAGAGAGCACATGGCATGACCTACCTACTTGTTAGCTAACTTTTAGCCAACTTGAAATGTGGGTAAAGATGCTTAGCAAAAGATATATCTATTCATGACACACACGAAGTGTGTCAGCTGCATTCTTCGTATACAGTTAGTTATAGCTTCGTCCATTCACATCCAACAAAACCGCAAGATACCCAGCGAAGAAATTCTGCCGccgtttttttatatatgaatTTTATAACATCCTCCCaacctttatttaattaataaattaactattgaagcgaattgtttttattttcataatttattgctACCTGtattcttttaatattaaacttaccTGAATTGCTCTCATTTTCATCTTGTAGTGCTTCCTTTTTCTTGCTTTTGAAAACGATCTTGTATACAAAATGCAGTATAacacagaaaaatattgtaattccTCCTAGAAGGAATACATTTACGTTCTGACCGGCTAAATTACCGCCCATTTTCACACAATATTCTTCACGAAAACGTTTTAATTTACGGAATCGAAAATCACGACAGCTACGATCACGCGGTCACAAAGTCACAATAACTGACCACAGATATTTTTGCTGTTTCTCACTTACGCGAATGAATGATACAATAGATTACGTTCATTGAATGAGTGAATGAAAGAACattttgttcaataaataaatcgtacTGTTGCAAGGTCGACGCGGTCAgtgaagtttattttattcgcACATCCAACAGCATGCGAACCACGTGGTATTgattatttatcataattaatacAACAAAAGGTTATTTCTATCTTAAACGAGATTTTACCAGTTTTGAGACCATTTCaaattttcttttccttttattCTACAAATGTGATAAAGGGCAAAATAGTTTTGAAATTTAGCCGTATGTCTTATagagttttaaagttttttttattcaataatatgtattgtagcATCGGTTGTTTTTTAAGGAATAATCTGTGGTGTGTccgattcttactgactaaaatggGGCATGAGATGGGGCCCCGGTACTTCGCAAAATCGTCCTCGGCTCTAATCGGGAATCGTCCTACTAGGCAACATTTGTGATTGTCTGATTGTTGAGGGGCGCGCCCAACGCAAGGTGTCCTGTACGCTCGGGTTTAGTTTTGATCGGGAGCTATCATTGAGGGCGTCAGGAGAATAGCTTCCTGACACGTTCCACCTCTTTTTTAGCTTACTAGCTGACTATTTCGTAAAAGAAGGAGACGTTTTCGCAAttccctcgctccgcaccatggtctaaACCAAACTTGGATCCACTGAGAATAAGGCGGTGCTCAGCTCAACCATGGCACAACACCActgtatgttccaccgtgttcTCCGTGGTCCTAACAGTGACGACACCCAGTTTCCTCCCGCTAAATCCCCAAAACTTCTATGTCTGGTCGGTAAGCACCAGGTGGTGGTGCAGTGCCAGGCAATCAGGTGGATAGTGATGTAACCTGACTTAAAATCTTTCAGCAACTTTGATTACAATACTCAGTAGGTATTTTAAtgcttcttcgtgtgagaagagacctttccTCAGCACTTATTACAAGTTTGTATATTTTGCTTCTAAAAGCTTTTTGCGTGCTTTTCTGCGTTtgtgtatatgtaggtataaaccTTTTTCAAATAACGATGCGACAAACTGGCTTGAAATAACTTAGATAATAATAGATAGTATTATCgacccaaaaaaataaacaatcaaaatcaaaatagtaCTAAAATGCCGAAATAACCAGAAccaaataataatcaaaaataaaaacaaaatagtatgCCGAGAGGAGGTAGAGGTAGAGGAGGAGGAGGTTTTAGAAGCAGGTAAATcgttttaatttagaatttactttaatttagaAGAAGAGATTTTTTGTTGGCCCTCAGTTTCGCCATcctatttatgttgtaagtgcCTATTATACAATTATTGACGTTATAGTTtagcttattattttataagaaaaaaaaacatgctaaAATATGTAAGtggataaaatactttttattttaatattttttcgcgTTTTGACAACCGATTTAGAATAAGAACGCATCCATATTTTTATTGCCGTGATGTTGGTATATCTGCCAATATGTTTTTTCTCTTTCTGACATGGCACAATAGCTGCGTTAAACTGAGATAGCAATAGTGattccatttataaaatattctagaaaattTGTTGCTCTTCAGTTGCCATACATCAATGCTAGAATTTTGACAGTGAAGCAACGAAGTGTCAGTTTTATTGGAAGTGTTGTTCTTGATTGAACACGAATTCTGTGTAAtcgcaaataaataaagtatctaTAAGAATGCCTCGACGTGGAAGATCCGCGAGCCCACCGCCAGCTCCTCAAAGGAGGTAAGTTATGTCCTTTACTTTggaattacattttatttcatcatgCTCAAAAGATAACCTAGCGAGGTGTTTTTAGGGCTGCACCTCCACCAGCTCCGAGCCGCGTCCCAGCTCATGCTCCTCCATCCACCCCAGCCCCGGCTATGGCCCAGCCCCAGCAGCCTTCTATGTTCGGGCAGATGGCAGCCACGGCTGGAGGTGTCGCCGTCGGTTCAGCAGTGGTGCGTAATTTGTTATTACGTAacgtaaacatgtatttttgaccttaaattttgaattatttgattTACAGTTTAATTTACGTACTCTTATTAAAATGTGGAATTATGCCTCTTTTTGCAGTTGTATTAAGTTTGGGCTAGGAGCCAAGCAATGTGAAGATGGTCACATGTTAGTGTGACGTTATCATGAATCAGTCGTTTTTGTTTACATGAATTGACATTAtgcacaataaatattattattgcatgTTTTATTATTGGCATAATGGATTTTTCTTTCTAGTGAGATTACTACTTGAATGAAGAGATGttgccaatttttttaaagaatgttttTAAGGATTTGTACATGTTTTGCTGCAGGGTCATGTAGCTGGTAGTGCCCTCACTGGCTTGTTTAGTGGAGGCAGCAGCAGTGAGCCTGCACAGCAGCACGCGCAAGCACAGCCACCAGCTCAGACTCTCAGCCAATACCAAAACCAGACTCCTCAGGGACCTTGTGCTTGGGAGATCAAGCAGTTCATTGAATGTGCTCAACAACAGCACGACTTGACCCTCTGTGAGGGCTTTAATGAGGCTTTGCGTCAATGCAAGATTAACAACCACATGTAAATTAATTCTTCAAGGTGccattagataataattaaattattgtcataatgatttattttacaaaacatctTTTTATGTTGTACAAGAGATTGTATAAATCTGTCTTTAACATAAAAGTTTTTTGTAgtgtaaaaacattttacttagataAACAAATGGGGCACCTACCTAGTATCTACTATTTCTGACTTAGCTTGAAGAATTCCTACGCTTCTTAGGTTATCATGTTGCAAATTGTTagtggtttatttttgttttgtatttaatattttaagacaaTTTATTGTGATTCTATAATCTGATTATATCCGTTTCGTTTCTAGAACTTTTAGAACAGTAAAATATACAACCCAAAAACCAAtacttgtgttttatttattttgtcaagcCAACAAATAATGGGgaacaatttcataaaattgtgCAATAAGCGTAaacacattttctttatttacacaCTTATTTTACAGTCATCCTAAACTGCTGATCATCGGCTTTGATTGTTAGTGTTAACAGTTTGAGTCTCGCACCAATTACTGCTAAGTGGATAATGTCTTGCAAAAATTGCCTGGTTTATGTAAAAATTACTACTTAAATTAGGCCAGTCAAGGAATATGACGTACATCTGTAGCCGTAGATACGTCAGCGCCAAGCCATCAGCACGATTCAGGAATGTTCCCTTCTTAGCTGTACCTGCAAATTGATTTATCAATGCCGACGGTTAGCAAGACTAGACCAGGCCTAAGTACTGCCTATTCCTATAAGAATTTTCAAGTCGGACCTGATAATTCCTAGAACAGAAAATGAGACAGTTAAAACTATCATCATTATTCATCATCatagccacaagacgtccattgctgatCAAAGGCTGACGTTGGCTTTCATTCAGGGACTCCTTACGACCTTGTATGTATTACTACGTCCTTGAGTGTGGACCTCTTGCGATTCGCTTGCTGTCAGTTAGCTGACTTATGTGGCCTGACCTACCACTCCTTCAGCTAGACTTCATACCTTACTGTGTGATAGTAGTCAATCCATTAAAGTTAAGGTTAGATTTATCTAACAGACACGGGCATTAATCACAACATCTGTAGGTAAGGTACATGGTGCTATGAGTAGATACCTAGCTAGATTGATCAACAACTAAGTACTTTGTACTATTGTTCTTTCTACCGTAGAACTATTCCGTAAACTAGTAAGAACAAAAATCCTAGTTTCATACTTGGCGTGATTCACAAAATTACGAGTAATGAGAAGAACCGGTTCGTTTCTGAAAAAAAGGCAGTTTCAGCTAGGTTTGTCACCTACGCAGCTGACGTTATCACAATATAGGCATAGGACGGAACTGTTGGACCAACGCCAAATTTTTATTGCCAAGAAAGAATATTCTGGCACGTTATTGAACTATGAAAGAGTTCATGgttttacaagtattttaaATGCAATTGATTCCAATTTTGGCGTTCCTGACATAGGAAGATAGTAGCTACGTAGTTGTGAGTGTATCAGGTGAGTACCTGAGTCATAAATGGACgacgtaaattaaattatgtttatcaTTTCATCATCCTATTCTATTTTCATGTCATTTCATCATaggtattttcttttcaataataCAGATAGGTACAATTAATAAACACACTTGGAAAATTGTGAGATTTTTATCGGAACTTAGAACTTTGAAATAGGAACTTTGGAATAGGAAGTTTATTAGTAGATCTGCTAACCTATTATTAGCAGGAGGTAGGTAATGTATTTGCTTACCCACCTAGACTGGTCAAACGTAACCCTCAAAaatctttattgaaataaaaaaacttgCATTAATAACCATTCCTTGAATATTAAGAACAACCGCTTATACAAATTTAACGTGCACTCACATCGATCGATTGATTTACTTACTAATAAATTGAAGCGCCTGATCGAATTATACATTTACGTCGCAAAACGTAAAATTATCAGCCGTGGCTGAGTGGATCTGTGCTGTCCatgggttcccaaccttttcttggtcaaggaccacttttttttagttaggaaccactattactattactttttttcatGTCGTCCCACACTGATTTTCTCATACACGTATAAATACAGTGAACACCAGTTGGGAACCACTAATCTACACAGCGAAGCAAGTTCTTAATACAACGAAATACCTACTCATGTAGGTACtgtgtaatttatttagaaaatgttcCCAATATTAGTTGACTTACATAATCTCAAAGAGTCGAGTCTGTAAATGTTTCTAAGATGTCGTTGTGgaattaagtacttaattaaattgCATTGCAGGCTCTACTCGAAATAATTAAGTACCAACAGTCTAATCAACCTacaattacaatagaaaaatacCTATGTGTAGCAGATGTCAAGCAAGAAAGAAACGGTAGTACCTATTTGATAGATTTTGTCATAGTACCTAGGTATTAAGCGCTTTAAGTCTGCTACTATCTTAATGTGGAACGTTTGGATACAGCGGCGGTTCACGATACTCGCGGGGTTCCCAACATGCTCCCGCTCACCCGCCTCCCCCAGTTTACACACCCATGCCGCAACAGAGATCTTTGTTCAGAGATGCGGCATCTATCGCTGGAGGCGTCACCGTCGGCACGGCTATGGTACGAATAACGAAACAAGTTCTTGGATCttgaagtttttaaattaagtttgtaAAAATGAACTGTATTTGTTTTACTTGTTTGTAAACACTTGTACtaaatgtaggtaattaaaatattgcctCGCAGCCTCACACAGGGTCAAGTTGCATCtgttgcaataatatttatttatgagatttCTAATCATAATCTGTTTGGTACGTAAAGAACTCGAGATATAATAAATGATAACGTCACTCTAATCAGGTTATCTATCTCACTATCTAATTAGGTATGTAGAGTAAgagtaaggcagttgtcccaccggcaacgatgaacgagtaacgagtagagctagaactagaaacgagttaagcgagacgtggcgagcgagtgtgtagttctgatgtttgtgtagctcggctataagcgagtgtgcgagtgaggcgggcgattactcgcactacgatacgcactgtagagaaatgaccactggttgctcgctcagcgtgagttttaatcgcttggcgagtgtcgccaagcgagtgttatctttcatagctcttgtcgctcagcgacaaactagtgaagcgagcactcgccggcagtgtgaacagtcagcgatcaactatttgtatatgcatctcttttgtttacacggaaagtatatctattgtacgtttcttgagcgagaaaatagccgatagttagtcgttcactcgccgttggtgggacaactgcctaagattgtccaaaaatatttatgttttgaatGTTTTTCTTAGTTTAGCTTTGCTTCACAATTTCTACTGTTGTAGGGCCACGTGGCGGGCGAAGCTATAACAAGCCTGTTTAGTGGTCGACGTCGAGAGGAAGTAGTGCACGCCCTGCCACGCGACTACCAACTAGGATCGGAACCAAGCGGTCCCTGCGCATACGAAATATCTCAGTTTCTGCATTGTGCAACTAATAACGATGACATCTCACAATGCCAAGCATACAATGAAGCACTGAAACAATGCAAACAACACTACCGTAAGTGTTAAATGCACACGACCTTTAGATATATGGATTATTTGCCgtagtctgtgtttcctgatgggatattaaatatataaccagtataacctgggtgtctcaaggcccgagtgaatacgttgcttatgggcagacatgctccTAAATTAGCTATTTTTTTGTTGCAGGATTACCTTAGCCATCGAACAAGACACCTACATAacaacaatattacaaaaacaaaccaaTCCTATCTAATAATGAACATTTAAGAAACaataaacctttacaaatatactggttttttaatactttatggAAAACGATAATAAAACGACAAATACagtgtgtatatgtataaacttaaatttatttacacaaaaagtACACTTGTGACGTTTTGCAGCATAAATATTCCAATGGTATAATAGATATATGTGGGTAAACAAAAACAGATTTGTGTCTATTTCAAGATTTCCTTTTACATTcctgtatttacaaaattaaattaataaagagaTATTTCATTTCTCATGTATCATATAACTTTGTGCTTAAATACATGAGAAAAGAAATACATGTCATATGATACGTCTGTACAAAATGTATGTACACcaaataataagtaggtatcaGATAATTACAATTTGGCACATTTCAATTTGTGGTTCATCTAATATTCGTAATGCCTGACTTACTATGAAATTCTTTGGGCgtgcaaaacaataattgctttGTGAGATTACTGAccgaaaacaaatacaataacgATTAACTTTAATAGAATTGTAAGAATATATCAACTATTGAGAAAACAACATGTGTTGTAAagtgataattt containing:
- the LOC118269093 gene encoding coiled-coil-helix-coiled-coil-helix domain-containing protein 10, mitochondrial-like isoform X3, which encodes MPRGGRGRGGGGFRSSGGSRYSRGSQHAPAHPPPPVYTPMPQQRSLFRDAASIAGGVTVGTAMGHVAGEAITSLFSGRRREEVVHALPRDYQLGSEPSGPCAYEISQFLHCATNNDDISQCQAYNEALKQCKQHYRLP
- the LOC118269093 gene encoding coiled-coil-helix-coiled-coil-helix domain-containing protein 10, mitochondrial-like isoform X2; the encoded protein is MPRRGRSASPPPAPQRRAAPPPAPSRVPAHAPPSTPAPAMAQPQQPSMFGQMAATAGGVAVGSAVGHVAGEAITSLFSGRRREEVVHALPRDYQLGSEPSGPCAYEISQFLHCATNNDDISQCQAYNEALKQCKQHYRLP
- the LOC118269093 gene encoding coiled-coil-helix-coiled-coil-helix domain-containing protein 10, mitochondrial-like isoform X1 gives rise to the protein MPRRGRSASPPPAPQRRAAPPPAPSRVPAHAPPSTPAPAMAQPQQPSMFGQMAATAGGVAVGSAVGHVAGSALTGLFSGGSSSEPAQQHAQAQPPAQTLSQYQNQTPQGPCAWEIKQFIECAQQQHDLTLCEGFNEALRQCKINNHM
- the LOC118269093 gene encoding coiled-coil-helix-coiled-coil-helix domain-containing protein 10, mitochondrial-like isoform X4 translates to MCSRCQARKKRGGSRYSRGSQHAPAHPPPPVYTPMPQQRSLFRDAASIAGGVTVGTAMGHVAGEAITSLFSGRRREEVVHALPRDYQLGSEPSGPCAYEISQFLHCATNNDDISQCQAYNEALKQCKQHYRLP